The following coding sequences are from one Streptomyces venezuelae window:
- the smc gene encoding chromosome segregation protein SMC — protein sequence MHLKALTLRGFKSFASATTLKFEPGITCVVGPNGSGKSNVVDALSWVMGEQGAKSLRGGKMEDVIFAGTTGRPPLGRAEVSLTIDNSDGALPIEYAEVTITRIMFRNGGSEYQINGDTCRLLDIQELLSDSGIGREMHVIVGQGQLDGVLHADPMGRRAFIEEAAGVLKHRKRKEKALRKLDAMQANLARVQDLTDELRRQLKPLGRQAAVARRAAVIQADLRDARLRLLADDLVRMREALNAEVADEAALKERKESAEAELKAALQREAQLEEEVRRLTPRLQRAQQTWYELSQLAERVRGTVSLADARVKSATAAPPEERRGRDPEDMEREAARIREQEAELEAALEAAEHALDDTVAHRADLEQQLAVEERRLKDVARAIADRREGLARLHGQVNAARSRAASAQAEIDRLAVARDEAAERAVVAQEAYEQLKAEVDGLDADDAELGERHDAAKRELADAEAALTAAREAATAAERERAAVAARREALALGLRRKDGTGALLAAEDRLTGVLGPAAGLLTVAPGHEVAVAAALGAAADAVAVSGPSTAVEAVRLLRKQDAGRAALLLGGAPDDVPEERPGGHPYAADLVRGPDELMPAVRRLLRGIVAVGTLEDAEDLVYAHPGLTAVTAEGDLLGAHFAQGGSAGAPSLLEVQASVDEAAEELEQLAAQCEELALVQERAGERRRECAALVEELGERRRAADREKSSVAQQLGALAGQARGAAGEAERSTAAAATAQDALDKAVAEAEELAERLAVAEEASQGGEDEEPDTSVRDRLAADGANARQTEMEARLQARTHEERVKALAGRADSLDRAARAEREARARAEQRRARLRHEAAVAEAVASGGRQLLAHVEVSLVRADDERTAAERAKEVRERELLAARGRGRDLKAELDKLTDSVHRGEVLGAEKRLRIEQLETKALEELGVEPAGLVADYGPDQPVPPSPAAEGEELPDDPSHPRNLPVPFVRGEQEKRLKSAERAYQQLGKVNPLALEEFAALEERHKFLSEQLEDLKKTRSDLLQVVKEVDERVEQVFTEAYYDTAREFEGVFSRLFPGGEGRLILTDPDNMLATGVDVEARPPGKKVKRLSLLSGGERSLTAVALLVSIFKARPSPFYVMDEVEAALDDTNLQRLIRIMQELQEASQLIVITHQKRTMEVADALYGVSMQGDGVSKVISQRLR from the coding sequence TCGACAACTCCGACGGCGCGCTGCCCATCGAGTACGCCGAGGTCACCATCACGCGGATCATGTTCCGCAACGGCGGCAGCGAGTACCAGATCAACGGCGACACCTGCCGCCTCCTCGACATCCAGGAACTCCTCTCCGACTCCGGCATCGGCCGCGAGATGCACGTCATCGTCGGGCAGGGACAGCTCGACGGAGTCCTGCACGCCGACCCGATGGGGCGCCGCGCGTTCATCGAGGAGGCCGCGGGCGTCCTCAAGCACCGCAAGCGCAAAGAGAAGGCGCTGCGCAAGCTCGACGCGATGCAGGCCAACCTCGCCCGCGTCCAGGACCTCACCGACGAACTCAGGCGCCAGCTCAAGCCCCTCGGCCGACAGGCCGCCGTCGCCCGCAGGGCGGCCGTCATCCAGGCCGACCTGCGCGACGCCCGCCTGCGCCTGCTCGCCGACGACCTCGTCCGCATGCGCGAGGCGCTCAACGCCGAGGTCGCCGACGAAGCCGCCCTCAAGGAGCGCAAGGAGAGCGCCGAGGCCGAGCTGAAGGCCGCCCTGCAGCGCGAGGCGCAGCTGGAGGAAGAGGTGCGCCGTCTCACGCCGCGGCTGCAGCGCGCCCAGCAGACCTGGTACGAGCTGTCGCAGCTCGCCGAGCGGGTGCGCGGCACCGTCTCGCTCGCCGACGCCCGGGTCAAGAGCGCCACCGCCGCGCCGCCCGAGGAACGGCGCGGCCGCGACCCCGAGGACATGGAGCGCGAGGCCGCCCGGATCCGCGAACAGGAGGCCGAGCTCGAAGCCGCCCTCGAAGCCGCCGAACACGCGTTGGACGACACCGTCGCCCACCGCGCCGACCTCGAACAGCAGCTGGCCGTCGAGGAGCGCAGGCTCAAGGACGTGGCACGGGCCATCGCCGACCGCCGCGAGGGGCTCGCCCGGCTGCACGGGCAGGTCAACGCGGCCCGGTCGCGGGCCGCGTCGGCGCAGGCCGAGATCGACCGGCTCGCCGTCGCACGCGACGAGGCCGCGGAGCGGGCGGTCGTGGCGCAGGAGGCGTACGAGCAGCTGAAGGCCGAGGTCGACGGGCTCGACGCGGACGACGCCGAGCTCGGCGAGCGGCACGACGCGGCGAAGCGGGAGCTCGCCGACGCCGAGGCCGCGCTCACCGCCGCCCGGGAGGCCGCCACCGCCGCCGAACGCGAACGGGCCGCGGTCGCCGCCCGCCGCGAGGCACTCGCCCTGGGCCTGCGGCGCAAGGACGGCACGGGCGCGCTGCTCGCCGCCGAGGACCGGCTCACCGGGGTGCTCGGACCGGCCGCGGGACTGCTCACCGTCGCCCCCGGCCACGAGGTCGCCGTCGCCGCCGCGCTCGGCGCCGCGGCCGACGCCGTCGCCGTCAGCGGCCCGAGCACCGCCGTCGAAGCCGTCCGCCTGCTGCGCAAGCAGGACGCGGGGCGCGCGGCGCTGCTGCTCGGCGGCGCCCCCGACGACGTACCGGAGGAACGTCCCGGCGGGCATCCGTACGCCGCCGATCTCGTGCGGGGACCCGACGAGCTGATGCCCGCGGTGCGACGGCTGCTGCGCGGGATCGTCGCCGTCGGCACGCTGGAGGACGCCGAGGATCTGGTGTACGCGCATCCCGGACTGACCGCCGTCACCGCCGAAGGAGACCTGCTCGGGGCGCACTTCGCGCAGGGCGGCTCCGCGGGGGCGCCGAGCCTGCTCGAAGTGCAGGCTTCCGTCGACGAAGCGGCCGAGGAGCTGGAGCAACTCGCAGCGCAGTGCGAGGAGTTGGCGCTGGTTCAGGAGCGTGCGGGGGAGCGGCGCAGAGAATGTGCCGCTCTCGTCGAGGAGTTGGGGGAGCGGCGCAGGGCGGCCGACCGTGAGAAGTCGTCCGTGGCGCAGCAGTTGGGTGCCCTCGCCGGGCAGGCGCGGGGCGCCGCGGGCGAGGCCGAGCGCAGCACCGCCGCCGCGGCCACGGCGCAGGACGCGCTGGACAAGGCCGTCGCGGAGGCCGAGGAGCTCGCCGAGCGGCTCGCCGTCGCCGAGGAGGCGTCCCAGGGCGGCGAGGACGAGGAGCCCGACACCTCCGTCCGCGACCGGCTCGCCGCCGACGGGGCCAACGCCCGGCAGACCGAGATGGAGGCCAGGCTCCAGGCGCGTACGCACGAGGAGCGGGTGAAGGCGCTCGCGGGCCGCGCCGACTCCCTCGACCGGGCCGCCCGCGCCGAACGCGAGGCACGCGCGCGTGCCGAGCAGCGCAGGGCCCGGCTGCGCCACGAGGCGGCGGTCGCCGAGGCCGTCGCGTCGGGCGGGCGTCAGCTGCTCGCCCACGTCGAGGTCTCCCTCGTACGGGCCGACGACGAGCGCACCGCGGCCGAGCGCGCCAAGGAGGTGCGGGAGCGGGAGCTGCTCGCCGCGCGGGGCCGGGGCCGCGACCTCAAGGCCGAGCTCGACAAATTGACTGATTCAGTTCACCGGGGCGAGGTACTAGGAGCCGAGAAGAGGCTGCGGATCGAGCAGCTGGAGACCAAGGCACTGGAGGAGCTCGGTGTGGAGCCGGCGGGACTCGTGGCGGACTACGGTCCCGATCAGCCCGTGCCGCCCTCGCCCGCCGCCGAGGGCGAGGAGCTGCCCGACGACCCGAGCCACCCGCGCAACCTGCCGGTGCCGTTCGTCCGGGGAGAGCAGGAGAAGCGGCTCAAGTCCGCCGAACGGGCGTATCAGCAGCTCGGGAAGGTGAACCCGCTGGCCCTTGAGGAGTTCGCGGCGCTGGAAGAGCGCCACAAGTTCCTCAGCGAGCAGCTCGAAGACCTGAAGAAGACACGCAGCGACCTCCTCCAGGTGGTGAAGGAGGTCGACGAACGCGTCGAGCAGGTCTTCACCGAGGCCTACTACGACACGGCCCGGGAGTTCGAGGGCGTCTTCTCGCGGCTGTTCCCCGGCGGTGAGGGACGGCTGATCCTGACCGACCCCGACAACATGCTCGCCACCGGCGTTGACGTCGAGGCCCGGCCGCCCGGAAAGAAGGTGAAACGGCTCTCGCTGCTCTCCGGCGGCGAACGGTCGCTGACCGCCGTGGCGCTGCTCGTCTCGATCTTCAAGGCGCGGCCCAGCCCGTTCTACGTGATGGACGAGGTCGAGGCGGCGCTCGACGACACCAACCTGCAGCGGCTCATCCGCATCATGCAGGAGCTGCAGGAGGCCTCGCAGCTCATCGTGATCACGCACCAGAAGCGCACGATGGAGGTCGCGGACGCGCTGTACGGCGTCTCGATGCAGGGCGACGGCGTCTCGAAGGTCATCAGCCAGCGCCTCCGCTAG